Genomic segment of Ramlibacter henchirensis:
CCTCGCCCTTGGTGTAGAGCTCGCCCAGTCGCCTGGCAGCGACACCGCTGCCCGCGTTGGCGGCACGGCGGTACGCGCTGACGGCCTGGCCCATGTTGCCGGCGCGCTCGGCGTCCTGCGCCTGCGCGAGCAGGACGGCCGGGTTGGGCAGTGGGGCCGGCACCGGTGCTTCGGCCGGAGCAGCGGGTGCTGCGGCGGGGGCCGGCGTCGGCACCGGCGCGGGGGCGGCCACGGCGGCGGGCGGCGGGGGCGCTGCAGTCACGGGCGCGGCGGCGGGTGCCGGTGCCTGCACGGGTGTGGTCGGCCGAGCGGGCGCGGGTGACGGCGCCACACTCAGTGAGGGTGTCGGCACGGCGCTCCTGGGGGCGGACATCGGGGCAGGCGCGGGCGCTGCCTTGGCCGGCGCGGCCGGTTCTGCTTTGAACGGAGCGGGCGCAGGCGCTGCCGCGGGCGCCTGCCCTGCCGGTCGAACCGTCTCCGGTTTTGCAGGAGAAGTCAGCTTGGCCTGCTGCTCGCCTGCCGCTGCGGGCACAGGCGCGGCGGCTTGAGTGCTGGACCGCTCCACCCCCATGAACTTCACGGCGGCTCCGATCGCGCCGAGCGCCACGACGCCTGCAATCGCCACCGGCACGATCCTCGACTTCTTGCCGCGGGCAACAGGCTGCGGATCGGGCGCGCCGCCCGCATGACGAGCCGCCTCTTCGGCCTTCAGGCGGGCCCGGGACTCGGCGTCGGCCTTGGCCGCGAAGAACTGTTTTTCCGCCTCCAGCCGCTCCACTTCCTTGGCGGCCGCCGCGGCCCGGGCCTGGACCGCCGCGGCCTCCTCGGCGGCGCGGGCCTGCCGGTCCGCTTCGAGCCGCGCCGCCATCGCATCGGACGTGAGCAGCGTCGCGTCTTCGTCCGCCGGCTCCGTGCCGCGAGCGGCGTAGCGCGCGACGATCGTCTGGTCCTGCGGGACGACCACACCGTCCCTCGACAGCGCTCCGCCGATGTCGGACGCCCCCGGCCCGCCGACGATGCCGGAGGTGTCGGAACCCAGCTGGCCGGGCAGCCGCGTGGCCTCGTCGTCGTCCGCGGGTGACGAGGGGAGCGTCGCAGCAGTGGAACGGGATTGGCCCGGAACCGACACACCCGGTGCCGTGGCCGCGCCGCCGCTGGAAGGGGCCGGCGGCGTCGCGCCGCTCCAGTTCACGCGCTGCGCGGCCGTCTTGAGCGCGATGGCGAACTCGCGCGCGGTGGCATAGCGCTCTTCCCGGTCCTTGGCCAGAGCCTTCGCGACCACCGGGTCGATGGCCTTGGGCAGCCGCGGGTTGTGGTACGTCGGCGGCGGCGGAACCGAGCTGACGATCTGGTGGATGATCGCGAACGGGTTGTCGCCGTCGAAAGGCCGCACGCCGGTGAGCAGCTCGTACAGCACGATGCCCGCGGAGAACAGGTCCGACCGCGCATCGACCCGCTGGCCCTGCGCCTGCTCGGG
This window contains:
- a CDS encoding serine/threonine-protein kinase, producing MTVAKKLGRYDIVRTLGKGAMGMVYEGRDSVLQRRVAIKTIIVDNLDSKSAEEYEARFRTEALAAARLLHPNIVPVFDFGRHEDIAFLVMQFIEGDDLKQHLDRGERFSGQQAVAMVLDLLSALDHAHENNIVHRDIKPANMLIERGRVKLTDFGVARIQDPDAANKTQVGGAGIGTPRYMSPEQAQGQRVDARSDLFSAGIVLYELLTGVRPFDGDNPFAIIHQIVSSVPPPPTYHNPRLPKAIDPVVAKALAKDREERYATAREFAIALKTAAQRVNWSGATPPAPSSGGAATAPGVSVPGQSRSTAATLPSSPADDDEATRLPGQLGSDTSGIVGGPGASDIGGALSRDGVVVPQDQTIVARYAARGTEPADEDATLLTSDAMAARLEADRQARAAEEAAAVQARAAAAAKEVERLEAEKQFFAAKADAESRARLKAEEAARHAGGAPDPQPVARGKKSRIVPVAIAGVVALGAIGAAVKFMGVERSSTQAAAPVPAAAGEQQAKLTSPAKPETVRPAGQAPAAAPAPAPFKAEPAAPAKAAPAPAPMSAPRSAVPTPSLSVAPSPAPARPTTPVQAPAPAAAPVTAAPPPPAAVAAPAPVPTPAPAAAPAAPAEAPVPAPLPNPAVLLAQAQDAERAGNMGQAVSAYRRAANAGSGVAARRLGELYTKGEGGVERDMQQATFWNNRARGLGEQVQQSAGPCALKVGTTC